TGTTTGGCCGGTACGGTGAACACCCAATAGTGACCGTCAGCTTCGCTGCCCAGATACGGCTTGTTCATACGGCAGTCCACCAGTGACAGCTCACCGGCATCCACTTGGCTTTTGTAATAACCATCGAAGTCATACGTGTCGTAGTAGGTGGTCTTGGTGCTCATGATGATGGTTCCACCCGGTTTGGTGGCTTGCGCCAGATAGCTGAGGGATTTGGGTTCGACAAAATCCAGTGCGAATACGCCGCAACAAACGGTCAGGTCGTATTGGCCGTGCAGGAAAAACGGTAGCGGCTTGTTCAGGTCGATCCAGGCCATCAGGGTCTGGTAAGCGCCGGAATGATGCGCTTGGGCAATCATGCCCTGTGATAAATCGGTGCCGTCGATGTGCCGGAAACCCTTTTTTTGCAGCGCTTGCCCGACCAGCCCTGAGCCACAGGCCACGTCCAGCACCTTGAAATCCGCCAGGTCAGGGGAAACCGGGATTTTACCGGCGTCCGCCAGTTCCATGAGGTAGTCAACGATGTAGTCGGGGCCGTCGTAGTTTCTGGCGGCGACATCCTTGTTGTAGTCGGGTGCCCAGTTGTCGTAGCGTTCCTGATGGCTGATCATGATGTTGTCTCGATCCTTGCTTGTGCGTGAAAAAAGTGTGATGGGTCAAGTATAGACGGCAACCGGCTCGCCCAGTATGTCCATGATGGGTTCCAGCCCCAGACCGGGCGCGTCGGGCGGAATGCCAACACCGTTATCGAAGACGTAGCCGCCGAGTGCGGGTACGACCGTGTGCAGGCGGGTATTGTCGGAAGTCGCCAGCCGGTAGCGGGCCGGGGTGGCGGCGGCCAGATGCACGGCGGCGGTGCTGGCGATGACGCTGCCGCCGGTTTCCTCGATATTCATGCGCAACCCGGTTTGGACGCAGAAATCCCGCATCCGCCGCGCCTTGGTGACGCCGCCGACGCGCCCCAGCTTGATATTGATGGCCTGGGCGATATTCTCCCGCTGCGCCTGCAACAGATCCGTGTAGCTGTGGATGCATTCGTCCAGGATCAGCGGGTTGCGGGTCAGTTGCCGCACCGCGCGGCATTCGTCCAGGGTTTCGCAAGGCTGTTCGAAATACAGGGTGGGATCGTTTACGGCGTTGATGATTTGCACTGCCTGATCCGGCAGCCAGGCGCGGTTGGCGTCGATGGTGATTTTTTCATGGGCTTGCAGGTCGGCGCGGATGGCTTGTATACGGGCAATGTCGGTGGCCACATCACCGCCGATCTTGGGGGAAAAGATGCGGTAGCCCAGTTCGCGCAGGTTACGCAGGTCGGCCACCATTTCATCCGGTGAGCCGTTGGCGAATACGCCCAGAATGTCGACGCTGTGGCTGAAACGCCCGCCCAGCAGGGCATACAGGGGCAGTTGCGTATGTTTGCCGAGAATGTCCCAGCAGGCCATATCCAGCGCCGATTTGACATACCAGTGACCGGCCAGCAACACATCCATGCTGTGGTTGAACTGATCCGGATACAGCGGGTTTTCGCCCAGCAGATGCGGAGCCAGCTCGGCGATACCGGCGTGAATCCCCGCCGAGAACGCGGGCAGGTAGGCATTGCCAAACGGGCAGCCTTCGC
The sequence above is drawn from the Thiothrix nivea DSM 5205 genome and encodes:
- a CDS encoding mandelate racemase/muconate lactonizing enzyme family protein, with protein sequence MSARISKITVYALELPLKKPYLVSGGRVYVEKMDSVIVAIETDTGLTGWGEGCPFGNAYLPAFSAGIHAGIAELAPHLLGENPLYPDQFNHSMDVLLAGHWYVKSALDMACWDILGKHTQLPLYALLGGRFSHSVDILGVFANGSPDEMVADLRNLRELGYRIFSPKIGGDVATDIARIQAIRADLQAHEKITIDANRAWLPDQAVQIINAVNDPTLYFEQPCETLDECRAVRQLTRNPLILDECIHSYTDLLQAQRENIAQAINIKLGRVGGVTKARRMRDFCVQTGLRMNIEETGGSVIASTAAVHLAAATPARYRLATSDNTRLHTVVPALGGYVFDNGVGIPPDAPGLGLEPIMDILGEPVAVYT
- a CDS encoding class I SAM-dependent DNA methyltransferase translates to MISHQERYDNWAPDYNKDVAARNYDGPDYIVDYLMELADAGKIPVSPDLADFKVLDVACGSGLVGQALQKKGFRHIDGTDLSQGMIAQAHHSGAYQTLMAWIDLNKPLPFFLHGQYDLTVCCGVFALDFVEPKSLSYLAQATKPGGTIIMSTKTTYYDTYDFDGYYKSQVDAGELSLVDCRMNKPYLGSEADGHYWVFTVPAKQENTA